Proteins co-encoded in one Halorussus vallis genomic window:
- a CDS encoding acyl-CoA dehydrogenase family protein produces MDFGLSDEQKAIRDEVRKFADNEIRPIAKEYDVAEEYPWEIMDKAAEMGLLGAHIPMEYGGAGYSNLESAIITEELFAVDAGIGLCITSAAFGADAIMGFGSDEQKERFLTPVAEGEAIMGAAISEPDTGSDVSSVSTSAEKDGDEWVVNGNKMWITNGSVGDYYVVLCETDPDADGRYNGFSQIVVESDRDGFEADKITGKLGIRSSDTAELILDDVRVPEENLVGTRGMGFLQQMQFFDETRTAVAAQGVGIAKGASEAALQYAEEREQFGRPIGDFQAIQHKLADMHTRTEAARNLTYKAAWSVDQGEDITKLASMAKEYASRVAVDVANEAVQIHGGAGYVNDFPVERFYRDAKITQIYEGTTEIQKNIIARELMGKGF; encoded by the coding sequence ATGGACTTCGGACTGTCAGACGAGCAGAAGGCCATCCGCGACGAGGTGCGGAAGTTCGCCGACAACGAGATTCGACCGATAGCCAAGGAGTACGACGTCGCCGAGGAGTACCCCTGGGAGATCATGGACAAGGCCGCCGAGATGGGACTGCTGGGCGCCCACATCCCGATGGAGTACGGCGGTGCGGGCTACAGCAACCTCGAATCGGCCATCATCACCGAGGAACTGTTCGCAGTCGACGCCGGCATCGGCCTCTGCATCACCTCCGCGGCGTTCGGCGCCGACGCCATCATGGGCTTCGGCTCCGACGAGCAGAAGGAGCGCTTCCTGACCCCGGTCGCCGAGGGCGAGGCCATCATGGGCGCGGCCATCTCCGAACCCGACACCGGCTCGGACGTCTCCAGCGTCTCGACCAGCGCCGAGAAGGACGGCGACGAGTGGGTCGTAAACGGCAACAAGATGTGGATCACGAACGGCTCGGTCGGCGACTACTACGTCGTGCTCTGCGAGACGGACCCCGACGCCGACGGCCGCTATAACGGCTTTTCCCAGATCGTCGTCGAGTCCGACCGCGACGGCTTCGAGGCCGACAAGATCACGGGTAAACTCGGCATCCGGTCGTCGGACACCGCCGAACTCATCCTCGACGACGTCCGGGTCCCCGAGGAGAACCTCGTCGGCACCCGCGGGATGGGCTTCCTCCAGCAGATGCAGTTCTTCGACGAGACGCGCACCGCGGTCGCCGCCCAAGGCGTCGGCATCGCGAAGGGCGCCAGCGAGGCCGCCCTGCAGTACGCCGAGGAGCGCGAGCAGTTCGGCCGACCTATCGGCGACTTCCAGGCCATCCAGCACAAACTCGCCGACATGCACACCCGGACCGAGGCCGCGCGCAACCTCACCTACAAGGCCGCCTGGAGCGTCGACCAGGGCGAGGACATCACGAAACTCGCCAGCATGGCCAAGGAGTACGCCTCGCGGGTGGCCGTCGACGTGGCCAACGAGGCGGTCCAGATTCACGGTGGCGCGGGCTACGTCAACGACTTCCCGGTCGAGCGGTTCTACCGCGACGCGAAGATCACCCAGATCTATGAGGGCACCACCGAGATTCAGAAGAACATCATCGCCCGCGAGCTGATGGGCAAGGGCTTCTAA
- a CDS encoding S8 family peptidase, translated as MKEKTNRRRFLKGAGAMLGGLALPTATVSAKSAEKRYVVDLKTAEPGALDGLTVVHDLSQIDIAVVEGDASAVEGTRHSKDVELRYEAEKEYDEDEDDEREYGKDDPEDGLPARFQMQWDKHAQELLEVHEETRGEGTRVAVIDSGAIRDHPVLAGPLNTELSKNFTGDGGDFTPFINDHGTHVSGIIAADGSNEKGVLGTAPETDLLALRVFTGPFAFFGDIIAAMVYSADVGSDVANMSLGAYPLPKDADTATLRDSIERASGYADKKGTLMVAAAGNDGVNLDTDGDVISLPNEADNVMSISATGPIGYRWDDGTGDRKENAEDYHEGDDRDDEEEENDDFDEPLEALRESTSTPATYTNYGRDAVDVSAPGGNYVESPPEGSDWQYDMVLSTVFEFADDGSMAPAYGWKAGTSMAAPQVAAAAALVKSRNPDATPGLVRRHLVATAKDLNQPSYHGEGHLDLEEAVEEEIDRDDYRDDEGGEDGEGGEGGEDGEDDEGGEDD; from the coding sequence GTGAAGGAGAAAACCAATCGTCGCCGGTTTCTGAAGGGAGCGGGTGCGATGCTCGGAGGACTGGCCCTCCCGACCGCGACCGTCTCCGCGAAGTCGGCCGAAAAGCGATACGTCGTCGACCTGAAGACCGCCGAACCCGGTGCGCTCGACGGACTCACCGTCGTTCACGACCTGAGTCAGATCGACATCGCGGTCGTCGAGGGCGACGCCAGCGCGGTCGAGGGAACGCGCCACTCGAAGGACGTCGAACTCCGGTACGAGGCCGAGAAGGAGTACGACGAGGACGAGGACGACGAGCGCGAGTACGGCAAGGACGACCCCGAGGACGGCCTCCCCGCGCGCTTCCAGATGCAGTGGGACAAGCACGCCCAGGAACTGCTGGAGGTCCACGAGGAAACCAGGGGCGAGGGGACCCGCGTGGCGGTCATCGACTCCGGGGCTATCCGCGACCACCCGGTCCTCGCCGGCCCGCTCAACACGGAACTCTCGAAGAACTTCACGGGCGACGGCGGCGACTTCACCCCGTTTATCAACGACCACGGCACCCACGTCTCGGGCATCATCGCCGCCGACGGATCGAACGAGAAGGGCGTGCTCGGGACGGCGCCCGAAACCGACCTCCTCGCGCTCCGGGTGTTCACCGGGCCGTTCGCGTTCTTCGGCGACATCATCGCGGCGATGGTCTACAGCGCCGACGTCGGTTCCGACGTGGCGAACATGAGCCTCGGCGCGTACCCCCTTCCCAAGGACGCCGACACCGCGACGCTCCGGGACTCCATCGAGCGCGCGTCGGGGTACGCCGACAAGAAGGGGACGCTGATGGTGGCGGCCGCCGGCAACGACGGGGTCAACCTCGACACAGACGGCGACGTCATCAGCCTCCCGAACGAGGCCGACAACGTGATGAGCATCAGCGCGACCGGCCCCATCGGCTACCGGTGGGACGACGGGACGGGCGACCGGAAGGAGAACGCCGAGGACTACCACGAAGGCGACGACAGGGACGACGAGGAGGAGGAGAACGACGACTTCGACGAACCGCTCGAAGCGCTGCGCGAGTCGACGTCGACGCCCGCAACGTACACGAACTACGGTCGCGACGCGGTCGACGTCAGCGCGCCCGGCGGCAACTACGTCGAGAGCCCGCCCGAGGGTTCGGATTGGCAGTACGACATGGTGCTTAGCACCGTCTTCGAGTTCGCCGACGACGGGAGCATGGCGCCCGCCTACGGGTGGAAGGCCGGCACCTCGATGGCCGCGCCGCAGGTCGCGGCGGCCGCCGCGCTCGTCAAGAGCCGGAACCCGGACGCGACGCCCGGCCTCGTCCGCCGTCACCTCGTAGCGACCGCGAAGGACCTCAACCAGCCGTCGTATCACGGCGAGGGACACCTCGACCTCGAAGAGGCGGTCGAGGAGGAGATCGACCGCGACGATTACCGGGACGACGAAGGCGGCGAAGACGGTGAAGGCGGTGAAGGCGGCGAAGACGGCGAAGACGACGAGGGCGGCGAGGACGACTGA